One Cydia fagiglandana chromosome 5, ilCydFagi1.1, whole genome shotgun sequence genomic window, taaaatattttttatctgtgGTTGTGCGTGTTGTGTTTTGTACGTACGCCGCTACCGCAAATTGAATCATTTTCTATTGATTTTTCAATGTAACTACAACTTTCTTTTATTAATTGACAGTAAACATTCCATAATAATGATGCATTTGTACAAATCAGTACTTTTTCTGTCTCTGACACTTACATCATTGAAGACAGGTAAGTTTAGGGCGTTGTTTCCTAAtcaaaactttaaatttttcttttgttttaatttttttgtttttttagttGAATCAATAAACTGCTATCAATGTTCGGGGACGGACTCTGAAAACCCTTTTGAATGCAATGAATATTTTGATAACGACATAGATATATTACCGAAGGACTGTTCCGATATTCATGATGCCCAGTATTGTATAAAACACGTCGGACGGTACGAAGGTGAGAACTTTGGGTTGAATGGGTTCAGAAGTTCGATGGTGGTGGTgtaggtactaaatatttaacaatataTCTTAACCTCCTAAGGACTAACCCCCTTAGTCACCAAGTATATAATTCACCGGGTTTAATTCACAGTTTTACTAGTCTTATATCGAGTAGGATATGAATATGGACCTTgataagttaaaaacaatacaagaggtaatcacggtccatatcccaGTCGATATAAGTCAAGCAAGATAAAAAAGTTTAGCATAGAGAGgttagatgtagatgtagtgtagggacgcccggccggaagcaggcaggctgtcgatcgcttgtcgcgttcattcagccaggttccctggagttggagctgcaggttactgtcccggtggcattcccacactattctcaagtcttcttgttttcctgcagaacagaaggactTCTTTGAGTTCGATAGAGAGGTTAAGGTGTGTGTGGTAACTAATTAAATATCTATTTACTAACCAATGAATTATACTAGTTGTAGCTATAGATTGCTATCAGTGCAATTCCTCAACTACGATGGAGTGTGGTGATGCCCTCATGCACCTGGATGGGGGAAGTCTGAAGCCTACTTCCTGTGAACATGTATTTAATGCTCAATTCTGCATAAAACATACAGGTTCCGTTTCAATATCGGTTGATTTGTTTTATGCACTATGGTAAAGCCACACAAAttagtagtgtccgaccgaaggttcggtttcggtttcggccaaaaaatcatgtttcggctgtagtttcggtttcggccaaaaaacggccgaacctttcggccgggccgaaacttacgaattGGTACTTCGTACTATGAAACTAAACATGTGACAAAGATCTAAAGTTGGGGaacaagtaggacaacaatattaatatactgatttatgtatacatacataaattaattgatttattataaaatacaattctCCTAATCAAGGCGTCACTGGACGGGCGACGCAGTCTTAATGTGTATAACTAGTGGAGTGGCCAAGTTGAATAATAGCAACTTTCGTAGGACTAAAAAGGTTTATACCGACAAGTGGTATTGTTGGAATCAGCATGGTCTACTGATTATCAAAATGCATGTTGTCGCTTCATAAAGTGGTGGAATGTGTTTCTATGACGTTATAAAGTCGGCAGTACAAAATTGTAAActattttcttttaaacataCCATGTGGGGTACCAAATGTAAGGGCTTTGTGAGTAAATTACAAATGTAATAACATAGTCTAACAAGTACCTAAttctcttactttttaatatttctggCTAATTATTTTTGAACATTATATTCACAGTCACTTGGTATGTATTTTAGGGCCGGCCTAAAGCAAACGGGGTGCACAAAAAAACAGAATTTTTTGACCAAAACTGCAAAATATATAGGAATCGTAAAAGacagaaaaaaaacaatcaaaACGCTAAAATAAGCATGGTTCGTaggaaaaacttttctctaaaatcgaAAATGGCCAAgatatttgacccgaaagttgGGAAAAATCTAGAACAGTAGGTACAAATTTCCATGAATGTTGTGtcagtcttcttcttcttctacctagcgttatcccggcctttgccagggtccgctttcctacttgctttcctccactttgcgcgatcctgggcgtcgtctcgtgtgagcccgttcacgctcatatctGCTTTCACGACATCGAGCCATCGCTTTTTTGGTCTGCCGCGGGGTCGGGGGCCGTCAAGGGCTAGGTTAAGGCATATGTTTCCTACGTAGTCAGCTGGCCTGCGGCAAACGTGGCCGAACCACCGGAGGCGACATTCTTGGAGCTTCTCCGCTACGTCACGGACTGCGAGGCTGCCACGGATGTACTCGTTACGGATGCGGTCAGCGCGCGTAACGCCGCACATCCATCGCAGCATCTTCATCTCAGTAACGCGAAGCTCCTGAACATGCCTTCCAAGAACCGGCCACGTCTCGGCGCCATAAAGTAGGACTGGACGGATAATGCACTTATACACTAGCCCTTTGAGTCTAAGCGGAATGTTGTGTCATTATAACATctattttttattgtgttatcgtagagaatacgctaaaataagcatgttttgtatgaataacttttctctaaaataaaaaatggtgcTTGCTGATGCTTATTTTAGCGTATTCTCTAGGATAACATCATGAAAAATAGGTATCATAATAACATCACtctgatgattttttttctaagt contains:
- the LOC134664477 gene encoding U-scoloptoxin(05)-Sm1a isoform X2 — encoded protein: MMHLYKSVLFLSLTLTSLKTVESINCYQCSGTDSENPFECNEYFDNDIDILPKDCSDIHDAQYCIKHVGRYEGGISTKRYCSSLDLGNYCNYVQQPGDKLEYRTCIYTCSSDGCNAATGLTISTAVSAVPFLIVAYILGYMS
- the LOC134664477 gene encoding U-scoloptoxin(05)-Sm1a isoform X1, whose product is MMHLYKSVLFLSLTLTSLKTVESINCYQCSGTDSENPFECNEYFDNDIDILPKDCSDIHDAQYCIKHVGRYEVVAIDCYQCNSSTTMECGDALMHLDGGSLKPTSCEHVFNAQFCIKHTGGISTKRYCSSLDLGNYCNYVQQPGDKLEYRTCIYTCSSDGCNAATGLTISTAVSAVPFLIVAYILGYMS